In Zea mays cultivar B73 chromosome 7, Zm-B73-REFERENCE-NAM-5.0, whole genome shotgun sequence, the following proteins share a genomic window:
- the LOC100276618 gene encoding uncharacterized protein LOC100276618: protein MDPKEKPNVSSSPPTPRLDCIKCFDMLWFCYSPFHQMQNYYRYGEFDTCFGKWGDLMGCLALKTKRKAEVEEILIAREKAKPHIWTYRTVDEASENWWRMYKHAVMMSPLPGSAQLPPRSDES from the coding sequence ATGGATCCGAAAGAGAAGCCAAATGTATCGAGCAGTCCACCAACACCACGGCTGGACTGCATAAAATGCTTTGATATGCTCTGGTTCTGTTACTCACCATTCCACCAGATGCAGAATTATTACCGGTATGGGGAGTTCGACACCTGCTTCGGCAAGTGGGGCGATCTTATGGGCTGCCTCGCTCTCAAGACAAAGCGGAAGGCAGAGGTGGAGGAGATCCTCATCGCGCGGGAGAAGGCCAAACCACATATCTGGACCTACCGGACGGTCGATGAGGCATCGGAGAATTGGTGGCGGATGTACAAGCATGCTGTGATGATGTCACCACTGCCAGGTTCTGCTCAGCTTCCTCCCAGGTCCGATGAATCTTGA